From a region of the Triticum aestivum cultivar Chinese Spring chromosome 7D, IWGSC CS RefSeq v2.1, whole genome shotgun sequence genome:
- the LOC123169385 gene encoding disease resistance protein RPM1 yields MTETVVSMARSMLGGAISKAASAAAAELSLVMGVQKDIWFIKDELKTMQAFLAAAEATKNRDMLLKVWAEQVRDLSYNIEDCLDEFMVHVRSQSLTKRLMKLKDRRRIAIQIRNLKSRVEEVSSRNARYNLIKTEASTTSDKEVSYIEDVRNHSASNTDEAELVGFTKPREELIKLMDVNTRDGDAKVICVVGMGGLGKTTLARKTYESKEDIVKNFPCCAWITVSQSFYKIEMLKDMIRQLLGGDSLKNLLKELEGKVVQVKDLAEYLNQEIKDKRYLIILDDLWTIDAWRWIKDIVFPNSNKKGSRIIVTTRDVGLAKECTLESLIYHLKTLEIVEATNLLLKKSRKTNEDMTTDANFKSIVEKLVKKCGCLPLAILTIGGILATKKIVEWEHVYNQLPSELESNPSLEAMKMMVTLSYNHFPSHLKPCFLYLSIFPEDFEIQMRRLVERWIAEGLIRGGTGVNIEDVAKGYFNELINRSMLQASRVNIEGVVKSCRVHDIVRDVMISVSRDENFVHVAGNNVTGATEETFRHVAYHGSMCQKIDMDWSHVRSITVFGERPLRPSPSICSPDMRMVRALDLENAQFQVTQKDISNIGLFRHLKYLNFSDPREYSHIYKLPRSIGKLQGLRTLNIRDSYITELPTEICKLKSLHSLRCTRNSFYEYFDLDQPVKCLLVTSLVPILFTPLVNPSERAEVVAELHMAWSSRWSGSIGVRVPEGIGNLKELQILEVVDIRRTSCKAIKELGELVQLRKLSVVTKGATKQKCRILCDAVQKLTCLRSLDVHGSLEWLHVVSSPPPLLRSLKLDGRLGEIPGWVGDLMHLVKLYLRHSEIKEEGKIMEILGPLPNLMHLPLGRGSYIGEKLAFKTGAFPNLKNLDICFLEQLRELKFEDGTSPQLVMIHISLCELASGIIGVNQLPKLKQISLGPYGQVAKLAMLQSEVDAHPNSPVLRLFNERSRHDLGDVVAQVEEATEESSSLHPEPAAAGGSSESVVTTNVSQDDLLYTYNSC; encoded by the exons ATGACGGAGACCGTGGTAAGCATGGCGAGGTCCATGCTGGGGGGTGCCATCAGCAAGGCTGCCTCTGCCGCGGCCGCCGAGCTGAGCTTGGTGATGGGTGTGCAGAAGGATATCTG GTTCATCAAGGACGAGCTGAAGACGATGCAAGCGTTCTTGGCGGCTGCTGAAGCAACAAAGAACAGAGACATGCTACTGAAGGTGTGGGCAGAGCAAGTAAGGGACCTGTCCTACAATATAGAAGATTGCCTTGATGAATTTATGGTTCATGTGAGGAGCCAGAGCCTAACAAAACGGCTAATGAAGCTCAAAGATCGTCGTCGGATTGCTATCCAAATTCGCAACCTGAAATCAAGAGTTGAAGAAGTGAGCAGCAGGAATGCACGCTACAACTTGATTAAGACAGAGGCCTCAACGACCAGTGACAAGGAGGTTTCTTACATAGAAGATGTACGTAATCACTCAGCAAGCAACACTGATGAAGCAGAACTTGTGGGCTTTACCAAGCCTAGGGAGGAGTTGATTAAGCTTATGGATGTCAACACTAGAGATGGTGATGCCAAAGTTATTTGTGTTGTTGGCATGGGTGGTTTAGGCAAGACTACTCTTGCAAGAAAAACTTATGAAAGTAAGGAAGATATTGTGAAGAATTTTCCTTGCTGTGCTTGGATCACAGTTTCACAGTCATTTTACAAGATAGAAATGCTCAAGGATATGATCAGGCAACTTCTAGGTGGAGATTCACTGAAGAACTTGTTGAAAGAACTTGAAGGGAAGGTGGTGCAAGTAAAGGACCTCGCCGAGTACCTCAATCAAGAGATTAAGGATAAGAGGTACCTTATTATTCTTGATGACTTGTGGACCATAGATGCATGGAGGTGGATTAAAGATATTGTTTTTCCTAATAGTAACAAGAAAGGTAGTCGGATAATAGTAACAACACGTGATGTGGGCTTAGCAAAGGAATGTACTCTTGAATCCCTTATATACCACCTTAAAACTTTAGAGATAGTCGAAGCCACAAATTTGCTACTAAAGAAGAGTAGGAAAACAAATGAAGATATGACCACAGATGCAAACTTCAAGAGCATAGTGGAAAAACTAGTTAAAAAGTGTGGTTGTTTACCACTGGCCATACTCACAATTGGAGGGATCCTTGCCACTAAAAAAATAGTAGAGTGGGAGCACGTCTATAACCAACTCCCGTCTGAGCTTGAGAGTAACCCCAGCCTTGAAGCAATGAAGATGATGGTTACTTTGAGTTACAACCACTTTCCATCTCATCTTAAGCCATGTTTCTTATACCTAAGCATCTTTCCTGAGGATTTTGAAATCCAGATGAGGCGTCTAGTAGAAAGATGGATTGCTGAGGGATTGATTAGGGGTGGGACTGGGGTGAACATTGAGGATGTGGCAAAAGGTTATTTCAATGAGCTAATCAACCGAAGCATGCTTCAAGCATCAAGGGTGAACATAGAAGGAGTTGTGAAGAGCTGTCGAGTCCATGATATTGTGCGTGATGTCATGATCTCAGTTTCTAGAGATGAAAATTTTGTGCATGTGGCGGGAAATAATGTAACTGGTGCTACGGAGGAGACCTTCCGACATGTAGCATACCATGGTAGCATGTGCCAAAAGATAGATATGGATTGGAGCCACGTCCGGTCAATAACTGTGTTTGGCGAGAGACCATTGCGGCCATCACCTTCAATTTGTTCACCTGACATGAGAATGGTCCGGGCCTTGGATCTAGAGAATGCACAGTTTCAAGTCACACAAAAGGATATCAGCAACATAGGATTGTTTCGCCACTTGAAGTATCTGAATTTTTCTGATCCTCGAGAATATTCACATATTTATAAACTTCCTAGATCCATAGGGAAATTACAAGGCTTGCGCACTTTGAACATTAGAGACAGTTATATTACAGAACTGCCAACTGAGATTTGTAAACTCAAGAGTTTACACAGTCTGCGTTGTACCAGAAATAGTTTCTATGAATACTTTGACCTGGATCAACCCGTGAAATGCTTGCTTGTCACATCTTTAGTGCCCATTCTGTTCACACCTTTGGTTAATCCTAGTGAGCGTGCTGAGGTAGTTGCTGAGCTACACATGGCCTGGTCTAGCCGTTGGTCAGGGTCAATTGGTGTGAGGGTGCCAGAAGGAATCGGCAACCTGAAAGAGCTGCAAATACTAGAGGTCGTGGACATCAGACGAACTAGCTGCAAAGCAATTAAAGAGCTAGGTGAGCTTGTGCAGCTGAGAAAACTGAGCGTGGTTACAAAAGGGGCTACCAAGCAGAAATGCAGGATACTCTGTGATGCCGTTCAGAAGCTCACTTGCCTTCGCTCACTTGATGTGCATGGTTCACTTGAGTGGCTGCATGTtgtttcctctccccctcccctgtTGAGGAGTCTGAAGTTGGATGGACGCCTTGGAGAGATTCCTGGCTGGGTTGGGGATCTGATGCATTTGGTCAAGCTTTACTTACGGCACAGCGAAATAAAGGAAGAAGGTAAAATAATGGAAATACTAGGGCCACTTCCCAACCTCATGCACCTTCCTCTTGGAAGGGGCTCTTATATCGGGGAGAAGTTGGCGTTCAAAACGGGGGCATTCCCAAATCTCAAGAATCTGGATATTTGTTTTCTGGAGCAACTGAGAGAGTTGAAATTTGAGGATGGCACCTCACCCCAGCTGGTAATGATACATATCAGTTTGTGCGAATTGGCATCAGGAATTATTGGAGTCAACCAGCTTCCAAAGCTCAAGCAGATCTCACTTGGTCCCTATGGTCAAGTGGCGAAGCTTGCTATGCTGCAAAGTGAAGTGGACGCCCACCCCAACAGTCCCGTGCTGCGACTGTTCAATGAACGGAGCCGCCATGATCTGGGGGACGTCGTCGCCCAAGTGGAAGAAGCAACGGAGGAATCATCATCTCTCCATCCTGAGCCTGCAGCAGCGGGAGGGAGCTCAGAATCGGTGGTGACAACAAACGTCAG CCAAGACGATCTGCTTTACACTTACAATTCGTGCTGA